One part of the Solidesulfovibrio sp. genome encodes these proteins:
- the tsaB gene encoding tRNA (adenosine(37)-N6)-threonylcarbamoyltransferase complex dimerization subunit type 1 TsaB — MARLPGAGALLVLSGVSPELTVLLGRPGQAPLVRTDPATGQAAALLAPLIGDLLGQAGLAPAELAGVACVRGPGSFTGIRVVLATALSLSLGAGLPMAGLDFLPLLAASAARSATGAILAVTHARTGQVYVQAFLADGEVVPMGPPEALLLDAALARAADGAAVGPLWLVGDGAVRHREAFLRLVPQATVLGPGACAPDPGTLLAAAAAADYSMEPVSPLYLRPSDAEENLAALAAGRGLSPEAAGEMLRRAVTRD; from the coding sequence ATGGCTAGGCTCCCGGGGGCGGGGGCGCTGCTCGTCCTAAGCGGCGTTTCCCCGGAGCTGACGGTGCTGCTGGGGCGGCCCGGCCAGGCGCCCCTGGTCCGGACCGACCCGGCCACGGGCCAGGCCGCCGCCCTGCTCGCCCCCCTGATCGGGGACCTGCTCGGCCAGGCCGGACTGGCCCCGGCCGAACTGGCGGGCGTGGCCTGTGTGCGCGGCCCGGGGAGTTTCACCGGCATCCGGGTGGTCCTGGCCACGGCCCTGAGCCTGTCCCTTGGCGCCGGGCTGCCCATGGCCGGGCTCGATTTCCTGCCGCTTCTGGCCGCCTCGGCCGCCCGGTCGGCCACGGGCGCGATCCTGGCCGTCACCCACGCCCGCACCGGCCAGGTCTATGTCCAGGCGTTTCTGGCCGACGGCGAGGTCGTGCCCATGGGCCCGCCCGAGGCGCTGCTGCTCGACGCGGCCCTGGCCCGGGCGGCGGACGGCGCGGCCGTGGGGCCGCTGTGGCTCGTCGGCGACGGGGCGGTGCGGCACCGGGAGGCCTTTTTGCGCCTGGTTCCCCAGGCCACGGTCCTCGGGCCCGGGGCCTGCGCCCCGGACCCGGGCACGCTGCTGGCCGCCGCCGCCGCCGCCGACTATTCCATGGAGCCCGTTTCGCCGCTGTATCTGCGGCCAAGCGACGCCGAGGAAAACCTGGCCGCCCTGGCCGCCGGCCGGGGGCTTTCCCCGGAGGCGGCCGGCGAGATGCTGCGCCGGGCCGTGACCCGGGACTGA
- a CDS encoding class I SAM-dependent methyltransferase, with protein sequence MPDTPDTPDMPAAPVTPGTDDAARFDAKAAAWDASPPRRKLTADIVAAMERAGVFRAPVGDALDFGCGTGLLTLELSRRCERVTGLDFSPGMLAALDAKIEAADLQNVATILADLAAGDPFPGRYDLVTSAMVLHHVPDVSPVLARLFAALEKGGRLALADLDSEGGAFHDDNDGVHHFGFDRLELADTLAGLGFTDIDAATAATIEKPIRDGSVRAFPVFLMTARRP encoded by the coding sequence ATGCCCGATACGCCCGATACGCCCGATATGCCCGCCGCACCCGTGACGCCCGGGACCGATGACGCCGCCCGCTTCGACGCCAAGGCCGCGGCCTGGGACGCCAGCCCCCCTCGCCGCAAATTGACCGCCGACATCGTCGCGGCCATGGAGCGGGCCGGCGTGTTCCGCGCGCCCGTGGGCGACGCGCTGGATTTCGGCTGCGGCACCGGGCTTTTGACCCTGGAGCTGTCGCGGCGCTGCGAGCGCGTCACGGGCCTGGATTTTTCCCCGGGCATGCTGGCCGCCCTGGACGCCAAGATCGAGGCGGCCGACCTGCAGAACGTGGCCACCATCCTGGCCGACCTGGCCGCCGGCGACCCCTTTCCCGGCCGCTACGACCTGGTGACCAGCGCCATGGTCCTGCACCACGTGCCGGACGTGTCCCCGGTGCTGGCCCGCCTCTTCGCCGCCCTGGAAAAGGGTGGCCGCCTGGCCCTGGCCGACCTCGACAGCGAGGGCGGCGCCTTCCACGACGACAACGACGGCGTGCACCACTTCGGCTTCGACCGCCTGGAGCTGGCCGACACCCTGGCCGGCCTGGGGTTCACCGACATCGACGCGGCCACGGCCGCCACCATCGAAAAGCCGATCCGGGATGGCTCCGTGCGCGCCTTCCCGGTTTTTTTGATGACCGCCAGACGGCCCTGA
- a CDS encoding phosphatidate cytidylyltransferase, which produces MFGASYTSRWLTAAVGLPILAVAVWAGGWFLAALVAAASVVGMREFFTMLGRPGPVLETAGLALGAVAVGSAVAGGWPVLFAVLALALWLEQFGFLGRFAWRGQTAPPRAVVVAALLYVPCSLRFLCLFSVRETAFVLAVVMAADTGAYFAGHLLGGPKVWPAVSPGKTWAGTVGGLVAAGLVAAGFALFCAPGAWALAGAGAALAVTAQMGDFFESALKRASGVKDSGTLLPGHGGILDRIDGLLPAILVFAAGRAALGLG; this is translated from the coding sequence ATGTTTGGCGCATCCTACACATCCCGCTGGTTGACGGCCGCCGTCGGCCTGCCGATCCTGGCCGTGGCCGTCTGGGCCGGCGGCTGGTTTCTGGCCGCGCTGGTCGCGGCGGCGTCCGTGGTCGGCATGCGGGAATTTTTCACCATGCTCGGCCGGCCCGGCCCCGTTCTTGAAACCGCGGGCCTGGCCCTTGGCGCGGTGGCCGTGGGTTCGGCCGTGGCCGGCGGCTGGCCGGTGCTTTTCGCCGTGCTGGCCCTGGCCCTGTGGCTGGAGCAGTTCGGCTTCCTCGGCCGGTTCGCCTGGCGCGGCCAGACCGCGCCGCCCCGGGCGGTCGTGGTGGCCGCCCTGCTCTATGTTCCCTGTTCGTTGCGCTTCTTGTGTCTTTTTTCCGTGCGCGAGACGGCCTTCGTCCTGGCCGTGGTCATGGCCGCCGACACTGGGGCCTATTTCGCCGGCCACCTCCTCGGCGGGCCCAAGGTCTGGCCGGCGGTGAGCCCGGGCAAGACCTGGGCCGGCACCGTGGGCGGCCTTGTCGCCGCCGGGCTGGTGGCCGCCGGCTTCGCCCTTTTTTGCGCGCCCGGGGCCTGGGCGCTGGCCGGGGCCGGCGCGGCGCTGGCCGTGACCGCCCAGATGGGCGACTTTTTCGAATCGGCCCTCAAACGCGCCTCGGGCGTCAAGGATTCGGGGACGCTGTTGCCGGGCCACGGCGGCATCCTGGACCGCATCGACGGGCTGTTGCCCGCCATCCTGGTATTCGCCGCCGGCCGGGCCGCCCTCGGGCTCGGCTAA
- the rseP gene encoding RIP metalloprotease RseP, translating to MIESILAVALVLGGLIFFHELGHFLAARAFGMGVVTFSLGFGPKVFGLTRGRTRYQLSAIPLGGYVQLVAQDPDDPIPDGYPPEEQFRLRPAWQRMIVVAAGPVFNFVLAWLLFWGLLVAEGRFEMLPVVGQVQKDSPAEVAGVKAGDTVVSVDGAPVASWDTLAQAIRAGGGKAVTLDVERDGRTMTFSLTPAMRTVKNLFGEEESAPLVGIVASGKTRSVPLGPGSAAGEAVKQTWNVVAVTYTGLLKLIERVVPLDSLGGPIMIAQMVSKQASEGLGNVVALAALISVNLGVLNLLPIPVLDGGHLLFYAIEIVMRRPVSPRMRALTTKLGLAFLIGLMLLATVNDIRRQLSVLDG from the coding sequence ATGATCGAAAGCATCCTCGCCGTGGCCCTGGTCCTGGGAGGGCTCATCTTCTTCCACGAACTGGGGCATTTCCTGGCCGCCCGGGCCTTCGGCATGGGCGTGGTCACCTTTTCCCTGGGCTTTGGCCCCAAGGTTTTCGGCCTCACCCGGGGCCGCACGCGCTACCAGCTCTCGGCCATTCCCCTGGGCGGCTACGTCCAGCTGGTGGCCCAGGACCCCGACGACCCCATCCCGGACGGCTACCCCCCCGAGGAGCAGTTCCGGCTGCGCCCGGCCTGGCAGCGCATGATCGTGGTGGCCGCCGGCCCGGTCTTCAACTTCGTCCTGGCCTGGCTGCTGTTCTGGGGCCTGCTCGTGGCCGAGGGCCGCTTCGAGATGCTGCCCGTGGTCGGCCAGGTGCAAAAGGACAGCCCGGCCGAGGTGGCCGGGGTCAAGGCCGGGGACACGGTGGTCTCCGTGGACGGCGCCCCCGTGGCGAGCTGGGACACCCTGGCCCAGGCCATCCGGGCCGGCGGCGGCAAGGCCGTGACCCTGGACGTGGAGCGCGACGGCCGGACCATGACCTTTTCGCTCACCCCGGCCATGCGCACGGTCAAAAACCTGTTCGGCGAAGAGGAAAGCGCGCCCCTGGTGGGCATCGTGGCCTCGGGCAAGACCCGCTCCGTGCCGCTGGGGCCCGGTTCGGCCGCCGGCGAGGCCGTCAAGCAGACCTGGAACGTGGTGGCGGTCACCTACACCGGCCTGCTCAAGCTCATCGAGCGGGTGGTCCCCCTGGACAGCCTGGGCGGCCCCATCATGATCGCCCAGATGGTCAGCAAGCAGGCCTCGGAGGGCCTGGGCAACGTGGTCGCCCTGGCGGCGCTGATTAGCGTCAACCTGGGCGTATTAAACCTCCTGCCCATCCCGGTCCTCGACGGCGGGCACCTGCTTTTTTACGCCATCGAGATCGTCATGCGCCGGCCGGTGAGCCCGCGCATGCGGGCGCTGACCACCAAGCTCGGCCTGGCCTTCCTCATTGGGCTCATGCTCCTGGCCACGGTCAACGACATCCGCCGCCAGTTGAGCGTCCTCGATGGCTAG
- the dxr gene encoding 1-deoxy-D-xylulose-5-phosphate reductoisomerase: MTRTSLCPPPCPDAAPASGYISSLSVPETGRPRRLAVLGATGSIGVNALRVAAEHPDRYVVAALAGATNVTLLAEQAAAFRPAALAVLDEARAAALAALLPAGYAPDIRIGPAGYAALAGAADVDVVVSAIVGAAGLVPTLAAVAAGKVVALANKESLVLAGDLIRETARRTGAVILPVDSEHNALFQALGGPGLPDLPLVERLVLTASGGPFRTKPSDEIAGATPAMALAHPTWAMGPKISVDSATLMNKGLEVIEACRLYGLPVSMVEVVVHPQSIVHSLAQLHDGSLLAHLGPPDMRVAIAYCLGYPARLPLSVPRVDLVKLSRLTFEAPRERDFPCLGLARRALRAGASHTVVLNAANEAAVALFLEGRLPFMGIAATIEAALCAHAGEALPDAAAILDLDARVRRAAEARA, encoded by the coding sequence ATGACCCGAACCTCCTTGTGTCCGCCGCCCTGTCCCGACGCCGCCCCGGCCTCGGGCTACATCTCCTCCCTGTCCGTGCCCGAAACCGGCCGCCCCAGACGGCTGGCCGTGCTCGGGGCCACGGGCTCCATCGGCGTCAACGCCCTGCGCGTGGCCGCCGAGCACCCCGACCGCTACGTGGTGGCCGCCCTGGCCGGGGCCACCAACGTGACGCTTCTGGCCGAACAGGCCGCCGCCTTCCGGCCGGCGGCCCTGGCCGTGCTCGACGAGGCCCGGGCCGCCGCCCTGGCCGCCTTGCTGCCCGCCGGCTACGCCCCGGACATCCGCATCGGCCCGGCGGGCTACGCCGCCCTGGCCGGCGCCGCCGACGTGGACGTGGTGGTCTCGGCCATCGTGGGCGCGGCCGGCCTTGTGCCTACGCTCGCCGCCGTGGCCGCCGGCAAGGTCGTGGCCCTGGCCAACAAGGAATCCCTGGTCCTGGCCGGCGACCTCATCCGCGAGACGGCCCGCCGCACCGGCGCGGTGATCCTGCCCGTGGATTCCGAGCACAACGCCCTGTTCCAGGCCCTGGGCGGCCCGGGCCTGCCCGACCTGCCCCTGGTCGAGCGGCTGGTGCTCACGGCCTCGGGCGGCCCGTTTCGCACGAAGCCCAGCGACGAAATCGCCGGGGCCACCCCGGCCATGGCCCTGGCCCACCCCACCTGGGCCATGGGCCCGAAAATCAGCGTGGATTCGGCCACGCTCATGAACAAGGGCCTGGAGGTCATCGAGGCCTGCCGGCTCTACGGCCTGCCGGTGTCCATGGTCGAGGTGGTGGTCCATCCCCAAAGCATCGTCCATTCCCTGGCCCAGCTCCACGACGGCTCGCTTCTGGCCCACCTGGGCCCGCCGGACATGCGCGTGGCCATCGCCTATTGCCTGGGCTATCCGGCCAGGCTCCCCCTGTCCGTGCCCCGGGTGGACCTGGTCAAGCTGTCGCGGCTGACCTTCGAGGCCCCGCGCGAACGGGATTTTCCCTGCCTGGGCCTGGCCCGCCGGGCGCTTCGCGCCGGGGCCAGCCACACCGTGGTCCTCAACGCCGCCAACGAGGCGGCCGTGGCCCTTTTTCTGGAAGGCCGCCTGCCGTTTATGGGCATCGCCGCCACCATCGAGGCGGCGCTGTGCGCCCACGCCGGCGAGGCCCTGCCCGACGCGGCGGCCATCCTGGACCTCGACGCCCGGGTCCGCCGGGCGGCCGAGGCCCGGGCCTGA
- a CDS encoding flagellin: protein MSLTINYNGMAANAARNLSSSYNALATSTQRLSSGLRINSSADDAAGLAIRELMRADVASINQGVRNANDAISMIQTADGALQVVDEKLIRMKELAEQAATGTYTSDQRLIIDSEYQAMASEITRIANATDFNGIYLLNGNLSSATHSGSGINSTGKLKVHFGAGNASAEDYYYVQIGTSTASALGVGIGAASGSAGRSISTQEQAQKALEALKTAIVSKDKIRANLGALQNRLENTISNLQIQAENLQAAESQISDVDVATEMTTFVREQILTQSAVAMLSQANSLPRMALSLIQG from the coding sequence ATGTCGCTGACCATCAATTACAACGGTATGGCCGCCAACGCGGCCCGCAACCTGTCCAGCTCGTACAACGCCCTGGCCACCTCGACCCAGCGCCTGTCCTCGGGACTTCGGATCAACTCCTCGGCGGACGACGCCGCCGGCCTGGCCATTCGCGAACTCATGCGGGCCGACGTCGCCTCCATCAACCAGGGCGTGCGCAACGCCAACGACGCCATTTCCATGATCCAGACGGCGGACGGCGCGCTGCAGGTCGTGGACGAAAAGCTCATCCGCATGAAGGAACTGGCCGAACAGGCGGCCACCGGCACCTACACCTCGGACCAGCGCCTGATCATCGATTCGGAATACCAGGCCATGGCCTCGGAAATCACCCGAATCGCCAACGCCACGGACTTCAACGGCATCTACCTGCTCAACGGCAACCTTTCCTCGGCCACGCACAGCGGTTCGGGCATCAACTCCACCGGCAAGCTCAAGGTCCACTTCGGCGCCGGCAACGCCAGCGCCGAGGACTACTACTACGTCCAGATCGGCACCTCCACGGCCTCGGCCCTGGGCGTGGGCATCGGCGCCGCCTCGGGCAGCGCCGGCCGCAGCATCTCCACCCAGGAACAGGCCCAGAAGGCCCTGGAAGCCCTCAAGACGGCCATCGTGTCCAAGGACAAGATCCGGGCCAACCTGGGCGCCCTGCAAAACCGCCTGGAGAACACCATCTCCAACCTGCAGATCCAGGCCGAGAACCTGCAAGCCGCCGAATCCCAGATCTCCGACGTGGACGTGGCCACGGAAATGACCACGTTCGTCCGCGAACAGATCCTGACCCAGTCGGCCGTGGCCATGCTGTCCCAGGCCAACTCCCTGCCCAGGATGGCCTTGAGCCTGATCCAGGGGTAA
- a CDS encoding ATP-binding protein, which translates to MSDRHYYQSLTRVMVAWMTAVALAPLLACALVLGHQFHTAYRAKVVAQLEELVLKHRQQVSAFLRESVAELRVLAEIAPFADFTDDRALAGLLATMQHEHGGVFVDLGLVDAAGALVSYAGPFRLGRADYAEAPWFLAAKKGDVTVSDVFLGLRGLPHFVVAVRVSRDGRDYFVRATIDFAAFNRLVENIGQGATGQAFILSARGELQTTPRRARGLDAASLRANIWGEPGVAAVAAEDKPLVFSREDPETGRLMLYVASVFKGGEWALVYQQDEADAFPSLYRARMLAIAIVALGGCVILAASWILARRMVSRVAAADAERDALNDQVIEAGKLASVGELAAGIAHEINNPVAIMMEEAGWVADILSDDDHGSPDNMGEMRRALDQIRLQGSRCKEITHKLLSFARKTDDRIKELDLNELVAEMAELSTKRARYVNVRVETDLGQGLPHVAGSPSELQQLVLNLVNNALDAMERNGGTLTITTRLAGDRVELRVTDTGHGMQKAVAARIFEPFFTTKAVGKGTGLGLSICYGIVKKLGGEISVESAPQQGATFRISLPAAGRPAAVARPGQP; encoded by the coding sequence TTGAGCGACCGGCATTATTACCAGTCCCTCACGCGGGTGATGGTGGCCTGGATGACGGCCGTGGCCCTGGCGCCGCTTCTGGCCTGCGCCCTGGTGCTCGGCCACCAGTTCCACACGGCCTACCGGGCCAAGGTGGTGGCCCAGCTCGAGGAGCTGGTGCTCAAGCACCGCCAGCAGGTGAGCGCCTTTTTGCGCGAATCCGTGGCCGAGTTGCGGGTGCTGGCCGAGATCGCGCCCTTCGCCGATTTCACCGACGACCGCGCCCTGGCCGGCCTTTTGGCCACCATGCAGCACGAACACGGCGGCGTGTTCGTGGACCTGGGCCTGGTGGACGCGGCCGGCGCCCTGGTCTCCTATGCCGGGCCGTTTCGCCTGGGACGGGCCGACTATGCCGAGGCGCCGTGGTTTCTCGCCGCCAAGAAGGGCGACGTGACCGTCAGCGACGTGTTCCTGGGCCTGCGGGGGCTGCCCCATTTCGTCGTCGCCGTGCGCGTGAGCCGCGACGGCCGGGACTACTTCGTGCGGGCCACCATCGATTTCGCCGCCTTCAACAGGCTTGTGGAAAACATCGGCCAGGGGGCCACGGGACAGGCTTTCATCCTGAGCGCCCGGGGCGAGCTGCAAACCACGCCCCGGCGCGCCCGGGGCCTTGACGCGGCCTCCCTGCGGGCCAACATCTGGGGCGAGCCCGGCGTCGCCGCGGTCGCCGCCGAGGACAAGCCGCTGGTTTTTTCCCGCGAGGACCCGGAGACCGGCCGGCTCATGCTGTACGTGGCCAGCGTGTTCAAGGGCGGCGAGTGGGCGCTGGTCTACCAGCAGGACGAGGCCGACGCCTTTCCCTCCCTGTACCGGGCCCGGATGCTGGCCATCGCCATCGTGGCCCTGGGCGGGTGCGTCATCCTGGCCGCCTCCTGGATCCTGGCCCGGCGCATGGTCTCTCGGGTGGCTGCCGCCGACGCCGAGCGCGACGCCCTAAACGACCAGGTCATCGAGGCCGGCAAGCTGGCCTCGGTCGGCGAGCTGGCCGCCGGCATCGCCCACGAGATCAACAACCCCGTGGCCATCATGATGGAGGAGGCCGGCTGGGTGGCCGACATCCTGTCCGACGACGACCACGGCAGCCCGGACAACATGGGCGAGATGCGCCGGGCCCTGGACCAGATCCGCTTGCAGGGCTCGCGCTGCAAGGAGATCACCCACAAGCTTTTAAGCTTCGCCCGCAAGACCGACGACCGCATCAAGGAGCTCGACCTCAACGAGCTGGTGGCCGAAATGGCCGAGCTGTCGACCAAGCGGGCCCGCTACGTCAACGTGCGCGTCGAAACCGACCTGGGCCAGGGCCTGCCCCACGTGGCCGGCTCGCCCTCGGAACTGCAGCAGCTCGTGCTCAACCTCGTCAACAACGCCCTGGACGCCATGGAGCGAAACGGCGGCACGCTGACCATAACCACGAGGCTCGCCGGCGACCGGGTGGAACTGCGCGTGACCGACACCGGCCACGGCATGCAAAAGGCCGTGGCCGCCCGCATCTTCGAACCCTTTTTCACCACCAAGGCCGTGGGCAAGGGCACGGGCCTGGGACTTTCCATCTGCTACGGCATCGTCAAAAAGCTCGGCGGCGAAATCAGCGTGGAATCCGCCCCGCAGCAGGGCGCGACCTTCCGGATCAGCCTGCCCGCGGCGGGCAGGCCCGCCGCCGTGGCCCGGCCGGGCCAGCCCTGA
- a CDS encoding response regulator → MSEPIPLRVLLVDDEQGFVEVLAKRLRRRGLTVAVALSGAEGLRLLRENDFDAAVCDLKMVDMDGIEVLKVFTKMVPAMPVVMLTGHGSEEAAKDGLAAGAADYLLKPCDIDELLAKLVEAVDKAKAAPASPSA, encoded by the coding sequence ATGAGCGAACCGATCCCCTTGCGGGTGCTTCTGGTCGACGACGAACAGGGCTTCGTCGAGGTGCTGGCCAAGCGGCTGCGCCGCCGGGGGCTCACCGTCGCGGTGGCCCTGTCCGGGGCCGAGGGGCTGCGGCTGCTGCGGGAAAACGATTTCGACGCCGCCGTGTGCGACCTCAAGATGGTGGACATGGACGGCATCGAGGTGCTCAAGGTCTTCACGAAGATGGTGCCGGCCATGCCCGTGGTCATGCTCACCGGGCATGGGTCCGAGGAGGCGGCCAAGGACGGCCTGGCCGCCGGGGCCGCCGACTACCTGCTTAAACCCTGCGACATCGACGAGTTGCTCGCCAAGCTCGTCGAGGCCGTGGACAAGGCCAAGGCCGCCCCGGCCTCGCCTTCGGCCTGA